The Chloroflexus aggregans DSM 9485 genome segment ATCTCACCCACTACGAACCACAGCACTGCGAGCGTGTTGCCCACCTGAGTCTGTCGTTGTTCGATCAGTTAGCACCCCTCCACGGCTATGGTGCCTGGGAACGTGAGCTACTCGGCTATGCCGCCATTCTTCACGACATCGGTATCAGTGTTGGCTATTACGACCATCACAAACACGGTGAGTACCTCATCCACAACGCAACGTTGCTCGGCTTCAGTCATCGCGAGATCGTGATTATCGCCAGTTTGGTACGTAATCATCGCAAGGGCTGGGGTGAATTAGCCCCCTACGCGCCCATCCTAACCCCAGATGACGAAACCCGCATCGCGCGTCTGAGTGCGATGCTGCGCCTGTCCGAATACCTTGAGCGGAGCAAAAGTCAGATCGTGCGCGATGTGCGCGTACAACTCGGCGAAGAGATCGTCATTGACATTCTGGCCGATGGTGATGCGCACGTTGAAATCTGGGAAGCCTCGCGCCGGAGTGGATTGCTCCGACGTAGCTTCGGGCGTGATGTGCAGATCAGAGCCGCATGAGCGTATGCTATAATGCTTTAAAGGAACAAAGAGGAAGTTGTTCATGCGGTGCCCAATTTGCCACTTTCCAGAGACCGATGTGATCGATACCCGTAAGCTGTATGAGGGCGAGGTGATCCGTCGCCGGCGAAAATGCCGCGCCTGCGGACGACGGTTTACTACCTACGAGCGGATCGAATCGGTTAGTCTGATGGTTGTCAAAAAGGACGGCACCCGCGAACCGTATGATCGCGAGAAGATCGCCCGCGGTGTGCGCACCGCCTGTTACCGTCGCCCTGTTTCGGCTGATGCGATCGAGCAATTGGTCAATGAAGTAGAA includes the following:
- the nrdR gene encoding transcriptional regulator NrdR, coding for MRCPICHFPETDVIDTRKLYEGEVIRRRRKCRACGRRFTTYERIESVSLMVVKKDGTREPYDREKIARGVRTACYRRPVSADAIEQLVNEVETAVMATDQQEISSQFIGDAVMRRLRDLDEVAYIRFASVYRSFADIGKLREAVDELLEREGTRNGHSSAATTDQGTTDNHSRM